A genome region from Plasmodium vivax chromosome 11, whole genome shotgun sequence includes the following:
- a CDS encoding ATP dependent RNA helicase, putative (encoded by transcript PVX_113270A) gives MSGGNIDELFNVFEENDLVDNISTKDEAGERRGAGVPLDNHRQGEVNEGTLGKMHTAKGAVGGETHPGGENERGTHPGEGDAGGGGQGDAKGEAEPNAQSNAQPRSAPSAPMGTPQINVENLISCKKRDQKVQSQIKEEIYNEIQNVDGTTRAAGSKVRKLNGEQSGQGGQGSQSGQSGEDGRSGQSGEDGRSGQNGDSHCDANEPVEETLIENSKTINNDDVLVLEEFRSDVNCIHKCIRPRSYVHNKLSETLTPARTYKFELDTFQKKSIECLERNESVLVSAHTSAGKTVIAEYAIALGLRDKQRVIYTSPIKALSNQKYRDLSEEFKDVGLITGDISINTDASIIVMTTEILRSMLYRGSSLTKEVKWVIFDEIHYMRDRDRGVIWEETIILLPLMVRFIFLSATIPNGIQFAEWVSSIKSQACHIVYTDYRPTPLQHYIYPTSSESVFLICDENKDFKKNNFIKAVNAIKEKMNLSEDGQHQNGNNKHQRRGKKNIHDIEKIVQMCHSRNYTPLIIFAFSKKECEINATSMHKVDLTDDTEKEVIKELYENAIQILADDDRALPQVQFILPLLLRGIGIHHGGLLPIIKEIIEIMFQESLLKVLFSTETFSMGINMPAKTVVFTSLTKFDGVEKRLITSGEYIQMAGRAGRRGLDDRGIVIIMLDTPLHWREAEKLFVGEANRLVSQFHLGYNMILNLLRIEGIRPEFMIERSFIQYQMKKNLFQKILAKKRVEEKIKEIFNQLTSVYLDGDDQEISRENLLKKIMDHNYECSSGGAEQLGATELGSTPQGGQDGSAKGGIPPGVDAEMGIDEGGIDANDSTYIEHTADATTCDQLKHYHTVFSCISNYYILRNKLVELGETYRNILTARKNITPYLAMGRLLYLVEDDLIWGWAICIEGKIVERAHGGRAAGRHSAARSANVNAANSAHSANAATTATAANATDGDVLLVDCLVPYSQSRKRKLAQSDDEEEEDAQKEFEPATERMKAKWKLITFHIKCIYQISAVVLNLEKPFDKKNEDQIMNAKMKYNTMVTCLSGEKNIPVINPHQMEIKEEAFLKVVKNINHYEHLLNKNKLLNSRNLHKYYQLYNMYIALQFEKNLLEANIEKCRFIVLKKELKNMLVLLQGLNYIEISHNREGEAAQQGEAVQKLRGEEANGEELNGEGTHGEGTHGEKAESEEVKSTHETHQNGRSSGGDPPPSEEKSYVVTMKGQIASAILSVDELVIAELFFSNFFSKYNYDYICAFLSCFVYDESSNKEIAISDPVLVEGYQQIIKTATHVSNKMNECGMNINLKDYLDKFKSAIMPIVLQWVRGYSFMEILTDSQIYEGSIIRTLRRLDELLRQMICAFRGINNDSMCDILTEATKKLRRGIPFSPSLYL, from the exons ATGTCCGGCGGTAACATCGATGAGCTATTTAACGTGTTTGAGGAAAACGACCTTGTAGATAATATTTCCACAAAAGATGAAGCGGGCGAAAGGAGGGGCGCCGGAGTCCCCTTGGACAACCACCGTCAGGGGGAAGTGAACGAGGGTACACTCGGTAAGATGCATACTGCGAAAGGCGCAGTGGGAGGAGAGACACACCCCGGTGGGGAAAACGAAAGGGGTACCCACCCTGGAGAGGGTGATGCAGGGGGAGGCGGACAAGGAGAcgccaaaggggaagcggaaCCGAATGCGCAGTCGAACGCGCAGCCGCGGAGCGCTCCGTCCGCCCCCATGGGGACCCCCCAAATCAACGTCGAAAACCTCATTTCGTGCAAAAAGAGGGACCAGAAGGTGCAGAGCCAAATCAAGGAGGAAATATACAACGAGATTCAAAACGTCGACGGCACGACCAGAGCTGCAGGCAGCAAGGTGAGGAAGCTGAACGGGGAGCAAAGCGGGCAAGGCGGGCAAGGCAGCCAAAGCGGTCAAAGCGGCGAAGACGGCCGAAGCGGCCAAAGCGGCGAAGACGGCCGAAGCGGCCAAAATGGAGACAGCCACTGCGACGCAAACGAACCCGTGGAAGAAACGCTAATCGAAAACAGCAAAACGATCAACAACGACGACGTGCTCGTGCTGGAGGAGTTCCGCAGCGACGTCAACTGCATCCACAAGTGCATCCGGCCGAGGAGCTACGTGCACAACAAGCTCAGCGAGACCCTCACCCCAGCCAGGACCTACAAATTCGAATTAGACACTTTCCAGAAGAAATCCATTGAGTGTCTGGAGAGAAACGAAAGCGTCCTCGTCTCAGCACACACCTCCGCCGGAAAAACGGTCATCGCAGAGTACGCCATCGCCCTAGGGTTAAGGGATAAGCAAAGAGTTATCTACACCAGCCCCATAAAAGCGTTAAGCAATCAAAAGTACAGAGACCTGAGCGAAGAATTTAAAGACGTCGGGTTAATCACAGGAGATATTTCAATAAATACGGATGCTTCCATCATCGTCATGACGACCGAAATTTTGAGATCGATGCTGTATAGAGGGTCTTCCCTAACGAAGGAAGTAAAATGGGTCATTTTCGACGAAATCCATTACATGCGAGACAGAGATAGAGGAGTCATCTGGGAGGAAACCATCATTTTACTACCACTCATGGTGCGCTTTATCTTCCTAAGTGCGACCATCCCAAATGGTATTCAATTCGCTGAATGGGTAAGCAGCATCAAAAGCCAAGCTTGCCACATTGTGTATACGGACTATCGACCCACACCATTGCAGCATTATATCTACCCAACATCTAGCGAAAgtgtttttctcatttgtgatgaaaataaagattttaaaaaaaataattttataaaagctGTTAATGctattaaggaaaaaatgaacctaTCTGAAGATGGGCAAcaccaaaatgggaacaataAGCATcagagaaggggaaaaaaaaatatccacgacattgaaaaaattgtgcagatGTGCCACTCACGTAATTACACCCccctcatcatttttgcattttccaaaaaggagTGCGAAATAAATGCCACCTCCATGCATAAGGTGGATCTGACAGACGACACAGAGAAGGAGGTCATAAAAGAGTTGTACGAAAATGCCATTCAAATTTTAGCCGATGATGATAGGGCCCTACCGCAGGTCCAGTttattcttcccctcctcttgAGAGGCATAGGAATCCATCATGGTGGCCTACTACCTATcattaaagaaataatcGAAATTATGTTTCAGGAATCGCTACTGAAAGTTTTATTCAGCACAGAAACTTTCTCCATGGGAATTAACATGCCTGCCAAAACGGTCGTTTTTACGTCCCTAACAAAATTTGATGGGGTAGAAAAAAGGCTTATCACATCGGGGGAGTATATTCAAATGGCTGGCAGAGCTGGCAGACGTGGGTTAGACGATAGAGGAATCGTTATCATCATGTTAGATACCCCACTGCACTGGAGAGAGGCGGAAAAGCTATTCGTCGGGGAAGCCAACCGACTAGTCAGTCAGTTCCACCTGGGCTACAACATGATTTTAAATCTACTCAGAATAGAAGGCATAAGACCAGAGTTTATGATCGAGCGATCCTTCATTCAAtaccaaatgaagaaaaacctCTTCCAGAAAATTTTGGCCAAAAAAAGAgtcgaagaaaaaattaaagaaatttttaaccAACTGACTAGTGTCTACCTGGATGGGGATGACCAGGAGATCAGCAGAGAAAATCTCCTGAAGAAAATTATGGACCATAATTATGAGTGCTCCTCTGGGGGGGCGGAGCAACTGGGTGCGACTGAATTGGGGAGCACTCCACAGGGCGGCCAAGATGGCAGCGCGAAGGGGGGTATACCTCCAGGGGTGGACGCAGAAATGGGCATCGACGAGGGGGGCATCGACGCGAACGATAGCACCTACATCGAACACACCGCTGACGCCACCACCTGCGACCAGCTCAAACACTACCACACGGTGTTCTCCTGCATTTCCAATTACTACATCTTGAGGAACAAGCTGGTCGAGCTGGGCGAAACCTACAGGAACATACTGACGGCCAGGAAGAACATCACCCCGTACCTGGCCATGGGCAGACTGCTCTACCTGGTGGAGGACGACCTGATATGGGGCTGGGCCATATGCATTGAGGGAAAGATTGTGGAGCGGGCGCACGGGGGCCGCGCCGCCGGGCGCCACAGCGCCGCCAGGAGCGCAAACGTAAACGCGGCAAACTCGGCACACTCAGCAAAcgccgctaccaccgctaccGCCGCCAACGCTACCGATGGCGACGTGCTGCTCGTGGACTGCCTAGTGCCCTACAGCCAAAGCAGAAAGAGGAAACTTGCCCAGAgtgacgacgaggaggaagaagacgcACAGAAGGAATTCGAGCCAGCCACCGAGAGGATGAAGGCCAAATGGAAACTCATCACCTTTCACATCAAGTGCATTTACCAAATTTCAGCTGTCGTGTTAAATCTAGAAAAAccatttgataaaaaaaatgaagaccaAATTATGAACGCCAAAATGAAGTACAACACCATGGTGACCTGCCTCagcggagaaaaaaacatcccaGTCATTAACCCGCACCAAATGGAAATCAAAGAGGAAGCCTTCCtgaaagttgtaaaaaatattaaccaTTATGAGCATTtgctaaataaaaataaattacttaACAGTAGAAATCTGCATAAGTATTACCAGCTCTATAACATGTATATCGCCTTGCAGTTTGAAAAGAACCTTTTGGAGGCCAACATAGAAAAGTGCCGATTCATCGTCTTGAAGAAGGAACTCAAAAATATGCTCGTCCTTCTGCAAGGCCTCAACTACATCGAAATTTCGCACAACCGGGAAGGGGAGGCCGCGCAGCAGGGGGAAGCCGTGCAGAAActcaggggggaggaagccaaTGGGGAGGAACTCAATGGGGAAGGAACCCATGGGGAAGGAACTCATGGGGAGAAGGCCGAATCGGAGGAAGTCAAATCAACGCATGAGACCCACCAGAACGGACGCAGCAGcgggggagacccccccccgAGCGAGGAAAAAAGCTACGTCGTGACCATGAAAGGACAAATCGCCAGTGCCATCCTCAGCGTAGACGAATTAGTAATTGCGGAGTTATtcttctccaatttttttagtaaataCAATTACGACTACATATGTGCCTTCCTCTCCTGCTTTGTCTACGACGAATCTTCAAACAAAGAAATCGCCATCAGCGACCCAGTTCTTGTGGAGGGCTACCAGCAGATAATTAAAACCGCCACGCACgtttcaaataaaatgaacgaaTGCGGAATGAACATTAATTTGAAGGACTATCTCGACAAGTTCAAGTCCGCCATCATGCCCATCGTCCTGCAGTGGGTGCGCGGCTACTCCTTCATGGAGATTCTCACCGACTCGCAGATATACGAGGGGTCTATCATACGGACGCTCAG GCGCCTGGACGAACTGCTCAGACAGATGATCTGCGCGTTCAGAGGAATCAACAACGACAGCATGTGCGACATTTTGACGGAGGCGACCAAAAAGCTGCGACGCGGCatccccttctccccctctctgTACCTATAA
- a CDS encoding hypothetical protein, conserved (encoded by transcript PVX_113280A) — translation MLFVDLLNGVNVNYKRKVPICKRPTRSAEYLSNQPLHANRNVEQTSSKNGEASITNHEDEKDENILQQYIYTLSHLTIFDVDRDKSTPLNIALLLKACLASHNYIKNVEIFTSNVKNKEICSFIYERRNDFDAFFKLHVMKYIDFFGNPQIVETLKSSVDNKEMYQRELEIFNQIDGETKLRKDLLEDILFECTRLNKIIQYSLAVNNFNLFSPTVLLKLFTYFKHYGVYYSIFLNNIKKVKYYYQTKDIREEDKRKIEKIVDHYLLTLDRFNHMYEAGHVTL, via the coding sequence ATGCTCTTCGTGGATCTACTCAACGGAGTGAACGTAAATTACAAAAGGAAGGTGCCCATATGTAAAAGACCAACGAGAAGTGCAGAATATCTCTCCAATCAACCCCTGCATGCGAACCGAAACGTAGAACAGACCTCTTCAAAAAATGGCGAGGCATCCATCACAAACCATGAGGACGAAAAAGATGAAAACATTTTGCAGCAATACATTTACACCCTTTCCCACTTGACCATCTTCGACGTGGATAGGGATAAAAGCACGCCCCTAAATATTGCCCTTCTTTTAAAGGCCTGTCTAGCATCCCACAATTAcatcaaaaatgtggagaTCTTCACCTCCAACGTGAAGAACAAAGAAATATGCTCTTTCATTTACGAAAGGAGAAACGACTTTGACGCCTTCTTCAAGCTGCATGTAATGAAGTACATAGACTTTTTTGGAAATCCCCAAATCGTGGAAACGCTAAAATCTTCCGTTGATAATAAGGAAATGTATCAGCGCGAATTAGAAATATTTAATCAAATCGATGGAGAAACGAAACTGAGGAAAGATCTACTGGAAGACATACTATTTGAATGTACGCGgctgaacaaaattattcaatACTCCCTTGCAGTTAATaactttaatttattttcccccacaGTTTTGCTCAAACTATTTACGTACTTTAAACATTATGGGGTTTATTACtccatatttttgaataacaTTAAGAAggttaaatattattaccaAACGAAGGACATACGGGAGGAAGACAAAAGGAagattgaaaaaattgtcgACCATTATTTGCTCACTTTGGATCGGTTCAACCATATGTATGAGGCTGGTCATGTGACGCTGTAA
- a CDS encoding hypothetical protein, conserved (encoded by transcript PVX_113275A): MADDILQCVHKEFKYVLISSDINDQIKELTFSGSERKFQGVLASYFRRIIFDEKGKNELKEVIKEKLKVSKENDNGGTERAGAEQEGDQNGQKSGQPNGAELNASAITPDLINNAVESSQTYQIIPLTIPTEKTNFFAVNCYIDDIGRIKKLPYNSRASRICSTEIYGDAFLSKTYDNEDFRRCDFTISEYEQFLQNPPKAENRWDQAQAMQDLLKQMQTQKEESTAVSKPTERPNVCEHCYTEKNLKRCGKCKKVYYCSIECQRKDFVFHKRICL; the protein is encoded by the exons ATGGCAGACGACATCCTCCAGTGCGTTCACAAAGAGTTCAAATACGTGCTGATAAGCAGCGACATAAACGACCAAATCAAAGAGCTAACCTTCAGTGGGAGCGAGAGGAAGTTCCAGGGCGTCCTGGCGTCCTACTTTAGGAGAATCATTTTTGacgagaaggggaaaaatgagcTAAAGGAGGTCATAAAGGAGAAGCTTAAAGTGAGCAAGGAAAATGATAATGGGGGGACTGAACGAGCTGGAGCAGAGCAAGAGGGAGACCAGAACGGGCAGAAGAGCGGCCAACCGAACGGAGCAGAACTAAACGCCAGCGCAATAACCCCAGACCTAATCAACAACGCAGTGGAGTCATCCCAGACGTACCAAATAATCCCGCTGACCATCCCCACAGAGAAAACAAATTTCTTCGCTGTCAACTGCTACATTGACGACATTGGccgtataaaaaaattaccctaCAACAGTAGAGCCTCCAGAATCTGCAGCACGGAAATTTATGGAGATGCCTTCCTATCGAAAACGTACGATAATGAGGATTTCCGGAGGTGCGATTTTACCATTTCGGAATATGAGCAGTTTTTGCAGAACCCCCCCAAGGCCGAAAATAG gTGGGACCAGGCGCAAGCCATGCAAGACCTGCTGAAACAGATGCAGACCCAGAAGGAGGAAAGCACCGCCGTCAGCAAGCCGACTGAGCGCCCGAATGTGTGCGAACATTGCTATACG GAAAAAAACCTCAAGAGATGTGGGAAGTGCAAAAAGGTCTACTACTGCTCGATAGAGTGCCAACGAAAGGACTTTGTCTTTCACAAAAGAATTTGCTTATGA